From Candidatus Manganitrophus morganii, the proteins below share one genomic window:
- a CDS encoding (deoxy)nucleoside triphosphate pyrophosphohydrolase, giving the protein MQGPIIEVAIAIIVRDGEILVTRRKEGVHLPGLWEFPGGKRDSGETITACLLREVKEELGATVEIERLFWERSHDYTDRTVILHAYFCRLLSGELMPLASQELKWIRPDSLLSLPFPEANRPLLEKLAKELSQDSLETKG; this is encoded by the coding sequence TTGCAGGGGCCGATTATCGAGGTGGCGATTGCGATTATCGTCAGGGACGGGGAGATCCTCGTGACCCGGCGAAAGGAGGGGGTTCATCTTCCCGGGCTTTGGGAGTTTCCCGGAGGAAAACGGGATTCCGGAGAAACCATCACAGCCTGTCTTCTGCGCGAAGTCAAAGAAGAGCTCGGCGCGACGGTGGAGATCGAGCGGCTTTTCTGGGAAAGATCACACGATTACACAGATCGAACGGTGATCCTTCACGCCTATTTTTGCCGTCTCCTCTCCGGAGAGTTAATGCCGCTCGCCTCGCAGGAATTAAAATGGATTCGACCCGATTCGCTCCTCTCCCTTCCCTTCCCCGAAGCGAATCGGCCGCTCTTGGAAAAGCTTGCGAAAGAGCTCTCCCAGGATTCACTCGAAACAAAGGGGTGA
- the rph gene encoding ribonuclease PH, which translates to MRIDGRKKNQLRPLKITRNFIKHAEGSVLIEMGDTKVICTATIEERVPPFLRDKKKGWVTAEYAMIPRSSHERIPRESARGKVGGRTHEIQRLIGRSLRSVVDTTTLGERTIWIDCDVIQADGGTRTASITGSFIALMDAVQFLRKEKKINAMPVRDYLAAISVGKVGGELLLDLNYAEDSTAEVDMNVIMTGSGKFVEVQGTAEQQAFAKKELDDLLRLATSGIKKLVASQKKLVGELV; encoded by the coding sequence ATGCGCATCGACGGAAGAAAAAAGAACCAACTGCGGCCGCTTAAGATCACGCGTAACTTTATCAAGCATGCGGAAGGCTCCGTCCTCATCGAGATGGGAGATACCAAGGTGATCTGCACGGCGACCATCGAAGAGCGGGTTCCCCCTTTTCTCCGGGACAAGAAGAAGGGGTGGGTGACGGCCGAATATGCGATGATCCCCCGCTCTTCCCACGAGCGAATTCCGAGAGAGTCGGCGCGGGGAAAAGTCGGCGGGCGGACCCATGAGATTCAGCGGCTGATCGGCCGGTCGCTTCGCTCGGTGGTCGATACAACGACGCTCGGGGAGCGGACGATTTGGATCGACTGCGACGTCATCCAGGCCGATGGGGGGACGCGGACCGCTTCGATCACGGGGTCGTTCATCGCCCTGATGGATGCCGTTCAATTTTTGCGAAAAGAGAAAAAGATCAATGCAATGCCGGTCCGCGACTATCTTGCCGCGATCAGCGTCGGGAAGGTCGGCGGCGAATTGCTTCTCGATCTGAACTATGCCGAAGATTCGACCGCGGAGGTCGATATGAATGTGATCATGACCGGCAGCGGGAAATTCGTGGAGGTTCAGGGGACCGCCGAGCAGCAGGCGTTCGCGAAGAAGGAGCTGGACGATCTTCTCCGGCTGGCGACGAGCGGGATCAAAAAGTTGGTGGCGAGCCAGAAAAAATTAGTCGGAGAGTTGGTTTAA
- a CDS encoding XTP/dITP diphosphatase: MVLVIATENKHKGEELASILRQEMEIDVRTLADFPGVKLPPETGSTYRENAVQKALAAAKATGHWAMGDDSGMEIDALGGAPGLYSARFAGEGVTYADNRKKVLDLLGDRPDDQRTARFLCTIALAGPDGKVEVVEGRCEGRITRRDVGEGGFGYDPIFFLPVYNKTFAELSPEEKNRISHRGSAVRAAIPLLKKAAIKKTAS; encoded by the coding sequence GTGGTATTGGTGATCGCGACGGAGAACAAGCACAAAGGGGAAGAGCTCGCGTCGATCTTGCGGCAGGAGATGGAGATTGACGTCCGCACGCTGGCCGACTTTCCCGGCGTGAAGCTTCCCCCCGAGACGGGATCGACTTATCGGGAGAATGCCGTTCAGAAGGCGCTCGCCGCGGCGAAGGCGACCGGTCATTGGGCGATGGGGGACGATTCCGGTATGGAGATCGATGCCCTCGGCGGGGCGCCGGGGCTTTACTCGGCGCGGTTTGCGGGGGAAGGGGTCACCTACGCCGACAACCGAAAGAAGGTCCTCGATCTGCTGGGGGACCGGCCGGACGACCAGCGGACGGCGCGTTTTCTCTGCACGATTGCCCTGGCCGGTCCGGATGGGAAGGTCGAGGTGGTCGAAGGGCGTTGCGAGGGGAGGATTACCCGGCGGGATGTAGGGGAGGGGGGATTCGGATACGATCCGATCTTCTTCCTGCCGGTCTACAACAAGACGTTCGCCGAGCTTTCTCCGGAGGAGAAAAATCGGATCAGCCATCGGGGATCGGCCGTCCGGGCCGCGATTCCGCTTTTAAAGAAAGCGGCCATAAAGAAAACGGCCTCTTGA
- a CDS encoding cephalosporin hydroxylase family protein, translated as MQVNEATIGYNGVKTKSPWDWLITEVFLETKPKWVIQIGTKDKYSVLYSASILKKIDSDLSVITVVKDAKNLPQKSNVRYIEGNLLDSSVLDSIKKMIHPRDKVMVILEDGLRQHPIVEIQTYAPLVTEGCYLILGEEVAAFAGKHMEFEPDWTPTKPQVYLRKPFSRVF; from the coding sequence ATGCAGGTCAACGAAGCGACAATCGGCTATAACGGGGTTAAAACGAAAAGTCCGTGGGATTGGCTGATCACCGAGGTCTTTTTAGAGACAAAACCGAAGTGGGTGATCCAAATCGGAACCAAAGATAAGTACTCCGTCCTTTATTCCGCTTCCATTCTTAAAAAGATCGACAGCGATCTCTCCGTCATCACCGTCGTCAAAGACGCGAAAAACCTGCCGCAGAAAAGCAATGTTCGTTACATCGAAGGGAACCTGCTCGATTCGTCCGTGCTCGATTCGATTAAAAAAATGATCCACCCCAGGGACAAGGTCATGGTTATTTTAGAAGACGGCCTTCGGCAGCATCCGATCGTTGAAATTCAGACATATGCCCCATTGGTCACGGAAGGCTGTTATTTGATCCTCGGAGAGGAAGTCGCCGCATTCGCCGGAAAACACATGGAATTTGAGCCGGATTGGACCCCGACGAAGCCTCAGGTCTACTTAAGGAAACCCTTTTCCCGAGTATTCTAA
- the pyrE gene encoding orotate phosphoribosyltransferase — translation MLDYRLEIGYAISMFLSRSDRDKLLELLFQRAFRYSEVPTFKLTSGKMSSFYIDCKKVSLDPEGAFLIGEQIFDRIKSLPVEGVGGMTLGADPIATAVSLISFLKNKPIPAFIVRKEPKGHGSEQQVEGALQPNAKLVVVEDVVTTGGSTVRTIEALRKESYSVLKVIALIDRKEGGAERIAADGIGFESLYTIDDFMRLIRFQKK, via the coding sequence ATGCTTGACTACCGATTGGAAATCGGGTATGCAATAAGTATGTTTCTCTCCCGCTCCGACCGCGACAAGCTCCTCGAACTCCTCTTCCAACGGGCCTTCCGCTACAGCGAGGTACCTACCTTCAAGCTCACCTCCGGGAAGATGAGCTCCTTCTATATCGACTGCAAAAAGGTTTCGCTCGATCCCGAAGGGGCCTTCCTCATCGGAGAGCAGATCTTCGATCGGATTAAAAGTCTTCCGGTCGAAGGGGTCGGCGGAATGACCCTGGGGGCCGATCCGATCGCCACCGCCGTCTCCCTGATCAGCTTCCTCAAAAACAAGCCGATCCCCGCCTTCATCGTCCGAAAAGAACCGAAGGGACATGGCAGCGAGCAGCAGGTGGAAGGGGCCCTCCAGCCCAATGCCAAGCTCGTGGTCGTCGAAGATGTCGTCACCACCGGAGGCTCCACGGTTCGAACGATCGAGGCGCTCCGGAAAGAAAGCTACTCGGTTTTGAAAGTAATTGCCCTGATCGATCGAAAGGAAGGGGGAGCAGAGCGGATCGCCGCAGATGGAATCGGATTCGAATCGCTCTATACCATCGACGACTTCATGCGCCTCATCCGATTTCAAAAGAAATAA
- a CDS encoding valine--tRNA ligase produces the protein MSQEILEKVYDPKRVEEKWVAFWEKERLFHAEPESDRPSFSMVIPPPNVTGSLHVGHALNNTLQDILARWKRMRGFNVLWVPGMDHAGIATQNVVERQLAKEGLDRHQLGREDFIKRVWQWKEHSGGTILRQLKRLGASCDWERERFTLDPGLSAAVREVFVRLHQEGLIYRAERLINWCPRCQTALSDIEVEHEETRGKLYRIDYPLADHPDQKVTVATTRPETMLGDTAVAVHPEDERYQKLIGKKVRLPLTGAEIPVIADSVVDRTFGTGAVKVTPAHDFNDEAIGRRHQLPFENILTQDAHLAKTSRTGRYAGMTISEARNQVVQDLEKEGLLHGIEEHTHAVGRCYRCKTVVEPFVSTQWYVRINDPKNSLAAPAIDAVRQKKIRLIPESWEPNYFGWMENIQDWCISRQIWWGHQIPAWYCLKEADKEPIVALTPPEKCPRCGSTELRQDPDVLDTWFSSALWPFSTLGWPPEDQPDPRKRKEAEQLLKSFYPTSTLVTSFDILFFWVARMAMMGLHFMKEVPFRDVYIHPLVRDAEGQKMSKSKGNVIDPLEIMDRFGTDALRFTLAAMASPGRDVKLAEERIEGYRNFANKLWNAARFILMNLPEGGVTGPAPGLAERSPADHWITSRLHRAIGSINDSLERYRFDEAAQALYQFIWHEFCDWYLELAKVDLQGGSEAEKRATAHTLSETFSALLQLLHPLMPFITEELAVHFPRQAKSLAVAPYPTSDSTKVNPVIEEIVQEIVIETVVRIRNLRGEMNIPPSEELAVNISANNERARDLFRNHLPYIQRLARLSEPTIGIDMPLPKQAATVLTDMAKVYIPVDEARLRKEIDRLEKAMAKLDKELEPVERKFQDQNIMTKAPKEVIAKLETQRADLQAKRAKLNEDLRRFREMISGSE, from the coding sequence ATGTCACAAGAAATTTTGGAAAAAGTGTACGACCCCAAGCGGGTCGAAGAAAAGTGGGTCGCCTTCTGGGAAAAGGAGCGGCTTTTCCATGCCGAGCCCGAGTCGGACCGCCCCTCTTTCTCGATGGTGATCCCCCCGCCGAACGTGACCGGTTCCCTCCATGTGGGGCATGCCCTCAACAATACACTCCAAGATATATTGGCCCGTTGGAAGCGGATGCGCGGCTTTAATGTGCTCTGGGTTCCCGGCATGGATCACGCCGGGATCGCCACGCAGAATGTCGTCGAGCGTCAGCTCGCGAAAGAGGGGCTCGACCGACATCAGCTCGGACGGGAGGATTTTATCAAACGGGTCTGGCAGTGGAAGGAGCACTCCGGCGGGACGATCCTGCGCCAGCTCAAGCGCCTGGGGGCGTCATGCGACTGGGAGCGCGAACGGTTTACCTTGGACCCGGGACTCTCCGCCGCCGTCCGGGAAGTGTTTGTCCGGCTCCATCAAGAAGGGCTGATCTATCGGGCCGAGCGTCTGATCAACTGGTGCCCGCGCTGCCAGACGGCGCTCTCCGATATCGAAGTGGAGCATGAAGAGACCCGCGGCAAGCTCTACCGGATCGACTACCCGCTGGCCGATCATCCCGATCAGAAAGTCACGGTCGCCACCACCCGGCCGGAGACGATGCTCGGAGATACGGCGGTCGCCGTTCACCCTGAGGATGAACGGTATCAAAAACTGATCGGGAAAAAGGTCCGTCTTCCCCTGACCGGGGCCGAGATCCCGGTTATTGCCGATTCGGTGGTCGACCGGACCTTCGGGACCGGGGCGGTCAAGGTGACCCCGGCCCACGATTTCAACGACGAGGCGATCGGAAGGCGCCATCAGCTCCCTTTCGAGAATATTCTGACTCAGGATGCACATCTGGCAAAGACCTCTCGGACCGGCCGATACGCAGGGATGACGATTTCCGAGGCTCGAAATCAGGTTGTCCAGGATCTCGAAAAAGAGGGGCTCCTTCACGGGATCGAAGAACATACCCATGCCGTCGGGCGATGTTACCGCTGCAAAACGGTGGTGGAGCCGTTTGTCTCGACGCAGTGGTACGTCCGGATCAATGATCCGAAGAACTCGCTCGCGGCCCCGGCGATCGACGCGGTCCGTCAAAAGAAGATCCGGCTGATTCCCGAAAGCTGGGAGCCGAACTATTTCGGCTGGATGGAGAATATTCAGGACTGGTGCATCTCGCGGCAGATCTGGTGGGGGCATCAGATTCCGGCTTGGTACTGTCTGAAAGAGGCTGATAAAGAACCGATCGTTGCCCTGACCCCGCCGGAGAAATGTCCCCGCTGCGGATCGACCGAGCTGCGGCAAGACCCCGACGTCCTCGACACCTGGTTCTCCTCGGCGCTCTGGCCCTTCTCCACCCTCGGCTGGCCGCCGGAGGACCAGCCCGACCCCCGGAAACGGAAAGAGGCGGAACAGTTATTGAAGAGTTTCTATCCGACTTCGACGCTGGTCACCAGCTTTGATATCCTCTTTTTCTGGGTGGCCCGAATGGCGATGATGGGGCTTCATTTCATGAAAGAGGTTCCCTTCCGGGATGTCTACATCCACCCCCTCGTCCGCGATGCCGAGGGGCAGAAGATGAGCAAATCGAAGGGAAACGTCATCGACCCGCTCGAGATCATGGACCGGTTCGGGACCGATGCCCTTCGGTTTACCCTGGCGGCGATGGCTTCGCCGGGTCGGGATGTGAAGCTCGCCGAGGAGCGGATCGAAGGCTACCGGAACTTCGCCAATAAGCTCTGGAACGCCGCGCGATTTATCCTGATGAATCTCCCTGAAGGAGGGGTGACCGGGCCGGCGCCCGGGCTTGCGGAGCGATCTCCTGCCGACCATTGGATTACCAGCCGGCTTCATCGGGCCATCGGATCGATCAACGATTCGCTGGAGCGTTACCGGTTCGATGAGGCGGCGCAGGCGCTTTATCAATTCATTTGGCATGAGTTCTGCGATTGGTACCTGGAACTGGCCAAGGTCGATCTTCAGGGAGGAAGCGAGGCCGAGAAGCGGGCCACGGCCCATACCCTCAGCGAGACTTTCAGTGCGCTGTTGCAGCTGCTTCATCCATTGATGCCGTTTATCACCGAGGAGCTGGCGGTCCACTTTCCCCGCCAAGCGAAGAGCTTGGCTGTTGCCCCTTACCCAACGTCTGATTCGACGAAGGTGAATCCGGTGATCGAGGAGATTGTCCAAGAGATCGTCATCGAGACGGTCGTAAGGATTCGGAATCTTCGCGGAGAGATGAACATTCCTCCGTCAGAAGAACTGGCGGTCAATATTAGCGCGAACAATGAACGGGCGCGTGATCTCTTCCGAAATCATCTCCCCTATATCCAACGGTTGGCGCGTCTTTCCGAGCCAACCATTGGGATCGACATGCCCTTGCCCAAGCAGGCGGCCACGGTGTTGACGGATATGGCGAAGGTTTACATTCCAGTCGATGAAGCCCGCCTGCGGAAGGAGATCGATCGTCTGGAAAAGGCAATGGCGAAGCTCGACAAAGAGCTCGAGCCTGTGGAACGAAAATTTCAGGACCAGAATATCATGACCAAGGCGCCAAAAGAGGTCATCGCCAAGCTGGAAACGCAGCGGGCAGATTTGCAAGCAAAGAGAGCGAAGTTAAATGAGGATCTCCGCCGGTTCCGCGAAATGATCTCAGGGTCGGAATAA
- the nadC gene encoding carboxylating nicotinate-nucleotide diphosphorylase, whose protein sequence is MEPFLLKKLVERALAEDLSYGDRTTEALFHRPVPAVGEIIAKGDLVVAGLDVVQTVFELLDPTIRIEAHIAAGQKAKPGDSIGSVYGDGRLLLKGERTALNFLQRLSGVATQTRRFVDQVAGTGAKIVDTRKTTPGLRMLEKEAVRLGGGWNHRFHLGDMVLIKDNHIALAGGVANALKEAHASLSHPFKIEVETTTLAEVKEALQIGAEIILLDNMSLTEIKQSVELIRKSASGVKIEVSGGVRLENVAAIAGCGVDMISVGALTHSAPAVDISFEMKPHSEKK, encoded by the coding sequence ATGGAGCCGTTTCTTTTAAAAAAACTGGTCGAGCGTGCCCTGGCCGAAGATCTTTCTTATGGCGATCGAACGACTGAAGCGCTCTTTCACCGTCCGGTTCCAGCGGTCGGCGAAATCATCGCCAAAGGAGATCTCGTCGTCGCCGGGCTCGATGTTGTTCAGACGGTCTTCGAACTCCTCGATCCAACGATTCGGATTGAGGCCCACATCGCTGCCGGGCAGAAGGCCAAACCGGGCGATTCAATCGGATCGGTCTACGGTGACGGACGGCTTCTTCTCAAGGGGGAGCGAACCGCGCTGAATTTTCTTCAGCGTCTTTCGGGCGTCGCCACCCAGACCCGGCGGTTTGTCGATCAGGTAGCCGGCACCGGGGCGAAGATCGTTGATACACGGAAGACCACCCCGGGACTTCGAATGCTGGAGAAAGAGGCGGTCCGGCTCGGCGGCGGATGGAACCATCGGTTCCACTTGGGGGATATGGTTTTGATCAAGGACAACCACATCGCCCTGGCGGGCGGGGTTGCGAATGCTTTGAAGGAGGCGCATGCATCGCTCTCCCATCCTTTCAAAATCGAGGTGGAGACGACGACCCTGGCGGAGGTGAAAGAGGCGCTCCAAATCGGCGCCGAGATCATCCTCCTCGATAACATGTCGCTCACTGAAATAAAACAATCGGTCGAGTTGATCCGAAAAAGCGCTTCCGGTGTGAAGATCGAGGTCTCCGGCGGCGTTCGGCTGGAGAACGTGGCGGCGATTGCCGGGTGCGGCGTCGATATGATCTCGGTGGGAGCGTTGACCCATTCGGCGCCTGCGGTCGATATCAGCTTTGAAATGAAACCCCATTCGGAAAAGAAATAG
- a CDS encoding biotin--[acetyl-CoA-carboxylase] ligase, which yields MALDLERIEKHCRSHTKVREWVREIMLFDRVDSTNRIALEMASQGLPGGIVILAEAQEKGKGRLGREWFSPEGMNLYFSLLLRPYQPARDFPLYSLATSVALIEAIQRTTGLAVQIKWPNDVVLEDKKLAGILLESEVRGDQSPSLVVGVGVNVNIGLTDFPPELQKSATSLRIALGQPVDRADLLIELFNQLVEQYRLVDDKALLIQAVRQHCQTLGRRVRVQTARQEFEGWAEDLQEDGALLIRMGDGNQRRILVGDVTHLREVKDPSAHGRSTPA from the coding sequence GTGGCGCTGGATTTGGAAAGAATTGAAAAGCACTGCCGCAGCCACACCAAGGTTCGCGAGTGGGTACGGGAAATTATGTTGTTTGATCGGGTCGATTCGACCAATCGAATTGCCCTTGAGATGGCGTCGCAGGGTCTTCCGGGCGGAATCGTGATCCTGGCCGAGGCTCAGGAGAAGGGAAAGGGGCGGCTCGGCCGGGAGTGGTTTTCGCCGGAAGGGATGAATCTTTACTTCTCACTCTTACTCCGTCCGTATCAACCGGCGCGCGACTTTCCCCTCTACTCGCTGGCGACCTCGGTCGCCCTCATTGAGGCGATTCAGCGGACCACCGGATTGGCCGTTCAGATCAAATGGCCGAACGATGTTGTCCTGGAAGATAAAAAGTTGGCGGGCATTTTGTTGGAGTCCGAAGTCAGGGGGGACCAATCGCCCTCCTTGGTGGTAGGCGTCGGGGTGAACGTCAATATCGGCTTAACCGACTTTCCGCCGGAGCTCCAGAAGAGCGCCACCTCCCTCCGGATTGCCCTAGGCCAGCCGGTCGATCGGGCCGATCTTTTAATTGAACTGTTCAATCAGTTGGTGGAACAATACCGGCTTGTGGACGACAAAGCCCTCCTGATCCAGGCCGTCAGACAACACTGCCAAACCTTGGGGAGACGTGTCCGCGTCCAGACCGCCCGCCAGGAGTTTGAAGGTTGGGCGGAGGATCTTCAAGAGGATGGGGCGCTGCTGATCCGGATGGGAGATGGAAACCAGCGGCGGATCTTGGTCGGAGATGTGACCCATCTTCGAGAAGTAAAAGACCCCTCCGCACATGGACGAAGCACCCCTGCATAG
- a CDS encoding type III pantothenate kinase — MLLVIDIGNTNVVFGIFERKKLVGEWRVATHLHKTADEYGILLIDLLLAQKIPLSKVKGAILSSVVPPLTPVFQEMTRKYFSLDPMVVTHSLKTGLQIKYDQPKEIGADRIVNAAAAYHFYGGPVVIVDFGTATTFCVVSETGDYLGGAIAPGLIISADALFSRAAKLPRVELIKPKRIIGRDTVSSMQSGMIFGYVGLVNEIVRRIHREIGTEALVVATGGLSNLIAPECSTIQKVRPALTLEGLMIIYHLN; from the coding sequence CTGCTGTTGGTGATCGATATCGGAAACACCAATGTGGTGTTTGGCATCTTCGAGCGAAAGAAGCTCGTCGGAGAATGGCGGGTCGCCACCCACCTTCACAAGACGGCCGATGAATATGGAATTCTGCTCATCGATCTTTTACTTGCCCAAAAAATCCCCCTCTCGAAGGTGAAGGGGGCGATTCTCTCGAGCGTCGTCCCCCCTTTGACGCCGGTCTTTCAGGAGATGACCCGAAAGTATTTCTCGCTCGATCCGATGGTCGTCACCCATTCGCTGAAAACCGGTCTTCAGATCAAATACGACCAGCCGAAAGAGATCGGCGCCGACCGGATTGTGAACGCCGCGGCCGCTTATCATTTCTACGGCGGCCCCGTCGTCATTGTCGATTTTGGAACGGCGACCACGTTTTGCGTTGTCTCGGAAACGGGAGACTACTTGGGCGGGGCGATCGCCCCCGGACTGATCATTTCGGCCGATGCCCTTTTCTCCCGCGCCGCAAAACTCCCCCGTGTCGAGCTGATCAAGCCGAAGCGAATCATCGGAAGAGATACGGTCAGCAGTATGCAATCCGGAATGATCTTCGGATATGTCGGGCTGGTAAACGAAATCGTCCGCCGTATCCATCGGGAGATCGGAACGGAAGCGCTTGTGGTGGCCACGGGGGGACTCTCCAATCTTATCGCGCCGGAATGCAGCACTATCCAAAAGGTGAGGCCCGCCTTGACGTTGGAAGGGCTCATGATTATTTATCATCTGAATTAA
- the hrcA gene encoding heat-inducible transcriptional repressor HrcA, whose protein sequence is MPLDDRSRYVLKAIVLSYIKTAFPVGSQAITRSFDIGVSPATIRNIMADLETQGFLMQPHTSAGRIPTEKGYRFYVDNLLQDAELLKEQDDILGQAEQLIQRETIQALLQDTSKLLSDASQYLAIVTAPKFSSTRIKQVEFVRLRKNSVMAVCISQDGFVQNKFFEVPEDLSQKDLNKIADTLNHLYSGLTLQEIRQKLLTQIQKMKDLYDHLLQEALELTRRTFMDGGSGGIDAELYMDGASHMIDHPDFADFRVMKGLLSAFEEKRMIVQLLDKYIGTEGVQVYIGSENPFLGDHHCSLVVAHYKRGNQVLGTVGILGPTRMEYSKIIPLVDSTAKKVSRLLEESSMEEESSLGEKTK, encoded by the coding sequence ATGCCGCTTGACGATCGCAGCAGATATGTCTTAAAGGCGATTGTCCTCTCCTACATCAAAACTGCTTTTCCGGTCGGATCCCAGGCCATCACCCGCAGTTTTGACATCGGAGTGAGTCCCGCCACCATCCGAAATATCATGGCCGATTTGGAGACGCAAGGATTCCTGATGCAGCCGCACACGTCGGCCGGCCGGATTCCGACGGAAAAGGGATATCGTTTCTACGTAGATAACCTTCTCCAAGATGCGGAATTATTGAAGGAGCAGGATGATATTCTTGGGCAGGCGGAGCAATTGATCCAGCGCGAGACCATTCAGGCCCTCTTGCAGGATACCTCCAAGCTCCTCTCGGATGCGTCGCAATATCTCGCGATCGTCACCGCCCCCAAGTTTTCATCCACCCGGATCAAGCAGGTGGAGTTCGTCCGGCTGAGAAAAAATTCGGTGATGGCGGTCTGTATCTCTCAGGACGGTTTCGTTCAGAATAAATTTTTTGAAGTCCCGGAGGATCTCTCTCAGAAAGATCTCAACAAAATCGCCGACACCCTCAACCACCTTTATTCGGGGTTGACCCTTCAGGAGATCCGCCAGAAATTATTAACGCAAATTCAAAAAATGAAAGATCTCTACGATCATCTTCTTCAGGAAGCCCTCGAGCTGACGCGGCGAACCTTCATGGACGGCGGCTCGGGCGGTATCGACGCAGAGCTTTATATGGATGGCGCATCCCATATGATCGACCATCCCGATTTTGCCGATTTCCGGGTGATGAAAGGATTGCTCAGCGCGTTCGAGGAAAAGAGGATGATCGTTCAGCTCCTCGATAAGTATATCGGAACGGAAGGGGTCCAGGTCTACATCGGTTCCGAAAATCCCTTTCTGGGGGATCACCATTGCAGTTTGGTGGTGGCCCATTATAAAAGGGGGAATCAGGTGTTAGGGACCGTGGGGATCCTCGGCCCGACCCGAATGGAGTACTCCAAAATTATTCCGCTGGTCGACTCGACGGCCAAGAAGGTCAGTCGGCTATTAGAAGAATCTTCCATGGAAGAGGAATCTTCTCTGGGAGAAAAAACAAAATGA
- the grpE gene encoding nucleotide exchange factor GrpE, with protein sequence MNQQDENKIGEEKERFEESKGPATAEDAPAESPEKVIETLRAGYEKKEEEARQAQERFMRTLADFENYKKRAQRDQSDALKYANEKLIKELLPVIDNLERALAHSRETRDFDRMMEGVELIRKQLLSALGKFGVVPIESLNQPFDPSLHQSIGQIEVEEGSDAKENQVIGETQKGYHLNDRVLRPSLVMIAKKKAPPSGDGAGAGEGNIG encoded by the coding sequence TTGAACCAGCAGGATGAAAATAAAATAGGTGAAGAAAAAGAACGATTTGAAGAATCGAAAGGCCCGGCCACCGCGGAAGATGCTCCGGCGGAGTCGCCTGAAAAAGTGATCGAGACGCTTCGTGCCGGTTATGAAAAGAAGGAAGAAGAGGCGCGACAGGCCCAAGAACGCTTCATGCGGACGTTGGCCGATTTTGAAAACTATAAAAAAAGAGCGCAGAGAGATCAATCGGACGCGCTCAAATATGCCAATGAAAAGCTCATTAAAGAGCTCCTCCCGGTCATCGATAATCTGGAGCGGGCGCTGGCCCATTCCAGGGAGACGCGGGATTTTGACCGGATGATGGAGGGGGTCGAACTGATTCGGAAGCAACTCCTCTCGGCGCTGGGAAAGTTCGGGGTCGTTCCGATCGAAAGTTTAAATCAGCCCTTTGATCCTTCTCTCCATCAATCGATCGGGCAGATCGAGGTGGAGGAGGGCTCCGATGCCAAAGAGAACCAGGTGATCGGAGAGACTCAAAAAGGTTATCATCTGAATGATCGTGTTCTCCGCCCTTCATTGGTGATGATTGCAAAGAAGAAGGCCCCTCCCTCTGGGGATGGCGCGGGGGCCGGCGAAGGGAATATAGGCTAA